Proteins encoded by one window of Streptomyces sp. NBC_01571:
- a CDS encoding aspartate/glutamate racemase family protein — MLALLHTSPVHVPVFDALRDEDHPGLELRHSVDEELLARARIEGPAAVAGEVRAALGRAVADGAAAVLCTCSTIGGIAERADAGVPVLRVDRPMAAAAVAVGPRVAVVAALESTLAPTVALVEDEARAAGRPVTIRTLLADGAWPRFEAGDRDGFAAAVAATADSVTDADVIVLAQASMAPAQRLTTTAVPVLSSLRPGLAAGAAAARLARTHPVPSRTHPVRIPRATG, encoded by the coding sequence GTGCTCGCCCTGCTGCACACCTCGCCCGTGCACGTCCCCGTGTTCGACGCGCTGCGCGACGAGGACCATCCGGGCCTGGAACTGCGGCACTCGGTGGACGAGGAGCTGTTGGCCCGGGCCCGGATCGAGGGCCCGGCCGCGGTCGCGGGCGAGGTGCGGGCGGCGCTCGGCCGGGCCGTCGCGGACGGGGCCGCCGCGGTGCTGTGCACGTGCTCGACCATCGGCGGGATCGCCGAGCGGGCGGACGCCGGTGTGCCCGTGCTGCGGGTGGACCGCCCGATGGCGGCCGCCGCGGTGGCCGTCGGCCCGCGTGTCGCGGTGGTGGCGGCGCTGGAGAGCACCCTGGCGCCGACGGTCGCCCTGGTCGAGGACGAAGCCCGCGCGGCGGGCCGGCCCGTGACGATCCGCACCCTGCTGGCCGACGGCGCGTGGCCCCGCTTCGAGGCGGGCGACCGGGACGGCTTCGCCGCCGCGGTCGCGGCGACCGCGGACTCGGTCACCGACGCCGACGTGATCGTCCTCGCCCAGGCGTCGATGGCTCCGGCCCAGCGGCTGACCACGACCGCGGTCCCGGTCCTGTCGAGTCTCCGCCCGGGGCTCGCGGCCGGGGCGGCCGCGGCCCGCCTCGCACGGACCCACCCGGTCCCTTCGCGGACCCACCCGGTCCGTATCCCTCGCGCGACGGGGTGA
- a CDS encoding glycoside hydrolase family 15 protein, with protein MNEYPLIDDHGLIGDLQTAALVSTEGTIDWFCSPRFDSPSIFGALLDGANGGHWTIAPQAPTYATKQLYYPDTCVLLTRFMTEQGVGSVVDFMPPASPRNPTSNHRLVRMLRCTRGEISFDIEIAPRFDYARQPYEVTSHLGGWHFASRDTDVTVHVVDTPDVECVSDRRIRSDGVCMTVRLRAGMTRGMVLETFADGPPRIVSPQECEQLLDDTIAFWHNWLARSRYTGRWRETVNRSAMTLKLMTYAPSGAMVAAPTTSLPEQVGGERNWDYRYAWVRDASLSLHALLGLGFTEEAVAFTEWLGDRVQEYTGPGEHPLKVMYRVDGSSDLAEQTLGHWEGYRHSAPVRVGNAAADQLQLDIYGSALECLHFADQQGLPTTCRIWQTLINTVDWVCENWDRPEAGIWETRGGDKDFTYGRLMSWTALDRAIRMAARSGRPAEVQRWTKERDAIYWQILRRGWTPERAAFTQYLGSDVLDSALLRMPTVGFIPPQDPRWLSTLDAIRNDLVSDGLVYRYDPSASPDGLLGFEGTFSACTFWYVEALARAGHLREGRLVFEKMLTYANHLGLYSEEIGLTGEQLGNFPQALTHLALVTAALSLDAHLDAARPGFPPTSVVPVPFLYAQPMAAAAGDPPVAPTTPYPSDNVIRR; from the coding sequence ATGAACGAATATCCGCTGATCGACGACCACGGACTCATCGGTGACCTGCAGACGGCCGCGCTGGTCTCCACCGAGGGAACGATCGACTGGTTCTGCAGCCCGCGATTCGACTCGCCGAGTATCTTCGGAGCACTGCTCGACGGTGCGAACGGCGGTCACTGGACGATTGCTCCCCAGGCGCCGACGTATGCGACCAAGCAGCTCTACTACCCGGACACCTGTGTGCTGCTCACCAGATTCATGACCGAGCAAGGCGTCGGATCGGTCGTGGATTTCATGCCGCCTGCTTCTCCACGTAATCCGACAAGCAATCACCGGCTGGTCCGCATGCTGCGGTGCACACGCGGCGAGATCTCGTTCGACATCGAGATCGCCCCTCGGTTCGACTACGCGCGGCAACCATATGAGGTCACCTCGCATTTGGGCGGCTGGCATTTTGCCAGCCGAGATACGGATGTGACCGTCCATGTGGTGGACACACCTGACGTTGAGTGCGTGAGCGACCGCAGGATTCGATCAGATGGCGTGTGCATGACTGTAAGGCTACGAGCTGGTATGACCCGCGGCATGGTGCTGGAGACGTTCGCTGACGGTCCGCCACGCATCGTTTCGCCGCAGGAATGCGAGCAGCTACTGGACGACACCATCGCCTTCTGGCACAACTGGCTGGCGCGTTCGCGCTACACCGGACGGTGGCGGGAGACGGTCAACCGCTCCGCCATGACGCTCAAACTCATGACGTACGCCCCGTCCGGGGCCATGGTCGCGGCTCCCACCACCAGTCTGCCGGAACAGGTCGGAGGCGAGCGCAACTGGGACTACCGCTACGCGTGGGTACGTGATGCCTCCTTGTCCCTTCATGCGCTGCTCGGGCTGGGATTCACCGAGGAGGCCGTGGCGTTCACCGAGTGGCTGGGCGACCGCGTTCAGGAATACACTGGTCCTGGCGAACACCCTCTGAAGGTCATGTACCGCGTCGACGGCTCCTCCGACCTGGCAGAGCAGACCCTGGGCCACTGGGAGGGCTACCGGCACTCCGCCCCGGTGCGGGTGGGCAACGCTGCCGCTGACCAGTTGCAGCTCGACATCTACGGATCAGCACTGGAGTGCCTCCATTTCGCCGACCAGCAGGGTCTGCCGACAACCTGCCGCATCTGGCAGACGCTGATCAACACGGTGGACTGGGTGTGCGAGAACTGGGACCGTCCCGAAGCCGGTATTTGGGAAACGCGGGGCGGTGACAAGGACTTCACCTATGGACGACTCATGAGCTGGACCGCGCTGGATCGGGCCATACGCATGGCCGCCCGGAGCGGCCGCCCCGCCGAGGTGCAGCGCTGGACGAAGGAACGCGACGCCATCTACTGGCAGATCCTGCGGCGAGGGTGGACCCCGGAGCGTGCAGCGTTCACGCAGTACCTGGGCAGCGACGTCCTGGACTCCGCGCTTTTGCGGATGCCTACGGTAGGGTTCATCCCCCCGCAGGATCCGCGGTGGCTCTCGACCTTGGACGCGATCAGGAACGATCTCGTGTCCGACGGCCTCGTATACCGGTACGACCCCTCTGCCTCTCCCGACGGACTGCTCGGTTTCGAGGGCACCTTCTCGGCGTGCACTTTCTGGTACGTCGAAGCCCTCGCTCGCGCCGGCCATCTGCGCGAAGGGAGACTCGTCTTCGAGAAGATGCTCACCTACGCCAACCATCTCGGCCTGTACTCCGAGGAGATCGGGCTGACCGGCGAGCAACTCGGCAACTTCCCACAAGCATTGACCCACCTCGCCCTTGTCACCGCCGCGCTCAGCCTGGATGCCCATCTCGACGCCGCCAGGCCGGGCTTCCCTCCCACCTCCGTGGTTCCGGTTCCCTTTCTCTACGCGCAACCGATGGCGGCAGCGGCCGGAGATCCACCTGTCGCGCCGACCACCCCGTATCCGTCGGACAACGTCATCCGCAGGTGA
- a CDS encoding GNAT family N-acetyltransferase: MSDIVIRDDRAAGRLEALAGDEVVGHIEYFVLEAPARALVPVHTIVEPAHEGKGIAGSLARELYTIAAREGIVVAPLCPYVVKWAARHPEEAPAADPALLDAAVEWLKTHPGRF; encoded by the coding sequence ATGAGCGACATCGTGATCCGCGACGACCGGGCGGCCGGCCGTCTGGAGGCCCTCGCCGGGGACGAGGTGGTGGGCCACATCGAGTACTTCGTCCTCGAAGCCCCCGCGCGTGCCCTCGTCCCGGTGCACACCATCGTGGAACCCGCGCACGAGGGGAAGGGCATCGCCGGCTCCCTCGCCCGTGAGCTGTACACCATCGCCGCACGCGAGGGCATCGTGGTCGCGCCGCTGTGCCCGTACGTCGTGAAGTGGGCGGCGCGTCACCCCGAGGAGGCTCCGGCGGCCGACCCGGCGCTGCTGGACGCGGCGGTGGAGTGGCTCAAGACACATCCCGGACGCTTCTGA
- the gndA gene encoding NADP-dependent phosphogluconate dehydrogenase, translating to MSTSAQIGVTGLAVMGRNLARNFARNGYTVAVHNRTVAKTNALVEEFGHEGNFVAAETAKEFVAALERPRRLVIMVKAGEPTDAVIQEFAPLLEPGDMIIDGGNAHFADTRRRERELRGQGIHFVGTGVSGGEEGALNGPSIMPGGSPESYESLGPMLEKISAKAEDGAPCVTHVGPDGAGHFVKMVHNGIEYADMQLIGEAYQLLRDVAGYSPAQIADIFRTWNTGRLDSYLIEITAEVLSHVDAATGKPFVDVVEDRAEQKGTGRWTVQIALDLGVPVSGIAEAVFARSLSGHADLRAASRGLAGPTAEQLDEVDAAAFADRVEQALYASKIVSYTQGFHEIAAGSDEYDWNIDLGAIASIWRGGCIIRAAFLDRIRAAYDARPDLPSLLSDDTFAQEIAAAQDDWREVVVAATRQGVPTPGFSAALAYYDALRAERLPAALTQGQRDFFGAHTYRRTDREGSFHTLWGDDRSEVEA from the coding sequence ATGAGCACTTCAGCCCAGATCGGCGTCACGGGTCTCGCGGTCATGGGGCGCAACCTCGCCCGCAACTTCGCACGCAACGGCTACACGGTCGCCGTGCACAACCGCACCGTGGCCAAGACGAACGCGCTGGTGGAGGAGTTCGGTCACGAGGGCAACTTCGTGGCCGCGGAGACGGCGAAGGAGTTCGTGGCGGCGCTGGAGCGGCCGCGGCGCCTGGTGATCATGGTGAAGGCCGGTGAGCCGACCGACGCGGTGATCCAGGAGTTCGCCCCGCTCCTGGAGCCCGGCGACATGATCATCGACGGTGGGAACGCGCACTTCGCGGACACCCGTCGCCGGGAACGCGAACTGCGCGGACAGGGCATCCACTTCGTCGGCACCGGCGTCTCCGGGGGCGAGGAGGGCGCGCTGAACGGGCCGAGCATCATGCCCGGCGGCTCGCCGGAGTCGTACGAGTCGCTCGGCCCCATGCTGGAGAAGATCTCCGCCAAGGCCGAGGACGGCGCCCCGTGCGTGACCCACGTCGGCCCCGACGGCGCCGGACACTTCGTGAAGATGGTCCACAACGGCATCGAGTACGCCGACATGCAGCTGATCGGCGAGGCCTACCAGCTGCTGCGCGACGTCGCCGGGTACTCCCCCGCGCAGATCGCCGACATCTTCCGCACCTGGAACACCGGCCGGCTCGACTCCTACCTGATCGAGATCACGGCGGAGGTCCTGTCGCACGTGGACGCGGCGACGGGCAAGCCGTTCGTGGACGTGGTCGAGGACCGCGCCGAGCAGAAGGGCACGGGCCGCTGGACCGTGCAGATCGCGCTCGACCTGGGCGTTCCGGTCTCCGGTATCGCGGAGGCCGTCTTCGCGCGCTCGCTGTCCGGGCACGCCGACCTGCGGGCGGCCTCGCGCGGCCTCGCGGGCCCGACGGCGGAGCAGCTCGACGAGGTCGACGCGGCGGCCTTCGCCGACCGGGTGGAGCAGGCGCTGTACGCCTCGAAGATCGTGTCGTACACGCAGGGATTCCACGAGATCGCCGCGGGCAGCGACGAGTACGACTGGAACATCGACCTCGGCGCGATCGCCTCGATCTGGCGCGGCGGCTGCATCATCCGGGCGGCGTTCCTCGACCGTATCCGTGCCGCGTACGACGCCCGGCCGGACCTGCCGAGCCTGCTGTCCGACGACACGTTCGCGCAGGAGATCGCGGCGGCGCAGGACGACTGGCGAGAGGTGGTGGTGGCCGCCACCCGCCAGGGCGTACCGACGCCCGGATTCTCCGCGGCCCTCGCCTACTACGACGCGCTGCGCGCCGAGCGGCTGCCCGCCGCGCTGACCCAGGGTCAGCGCGACTTCTTCGGGGCGCACACCTACCGGCGTACGGACCGGGAGGGCTCGTTCCACACGCTGTGGGGAGACGACCGGTCGGAGGTCGAGGCGTAG
- a CDS encoding FUSC family protein translates to MHWWSSLVTISRDGLRIQRALAAPSAIARAVLSVLLATVLGLVLDDPVAGAMASVGAFICGIGTLLSPLRHPVVNALGMAAAFSAMAVLGALVHGTTWLFLLVLAVAAFATGLWRTMGIAPGIRGCLAVIGLMITADLAPDVHGGLVIAGWIAVGTGLVVVVQLLPPYGPRFAAQRRALAALYQSLAEASVAAGSAGLGGSAPFTAARQALDLLPQLSRPAAAAMFGLLGEAERIRRALHTVRLTVAAAGNQEALAAAAQVLGDISRTVASGREHRTPEEAWTLLESWVAVSPVRGPRDLAARLRTAEQLARRSTDDRLGGVLEPHTEVPGLYAGTPSVARTARRVRAQLHPQSPIFRHAVRLAVGVVLAEVIGRSIGGWGGLGISTHGFWVALTTMLVLFPEYGHTLARGWGRAAGAVLGGLFAWVLSLPNWTPVGLAVVAVVLAAASFATLRTGQLMLNLWLTTWIVFLIHHVGGLPGPTAWARAADTVVGAAIAVLIFLVWPTWSTQRVPGLLAEWLRVQDRLLPELLTGYADVGATDPAAVDALRARSRQVREHLEAAVEQSHAEPAEHRGPWSSVQLEQIRTQVSTVAGCATLLGEHLPRTPQDTVPELTELVDPLHEHLTALARASAGAETVAPGALRSVFDSFTARSGLLAETPDGFGSATTSRAVLLSIATVDAVEALTATIASRHRRGRQAAA, encoded by the coding sequence ATGCACTGGTGGTCCTCGCTGGTCACGATCAGCCGGGACGGGCTGCGCATTCAACGGGCACTCGCCGCCCCGTCGGCGATCGCACGGGCCGTACTGTCCGTGCTGCTCGCCACGGTCCTCGGCCTGGTGCTGGACGACCCGGTGGCCGGGGCCATGGCCAGCGTCGGTGCGTTCATCTGCGGCATCGGTACGCTGCTGAGCCCGCTGCGACACCCTGTGGTGAACGCGCTCGGGATGGCCGCGGCCTTCAGCGCCATGGCGGTGCTGGGGGCCCTGGTGCACGGCACTACCTGGCTGTTCCTGCTGGTGCTCGCGGTCGCAGCGTTCGCCACCGGGCTGTGGCGGACGATGGGCATCGCGCCCGGCATCCGGGGTTGCCTCGCGGTCATCGGGCTGATGATCACGGCTGATCTCGCTCCCGACGTACATGGCGGCCTGGTGATCGCCGGCTGGATCGCGGTCGGGACCGGACTCGTCGTGGTGGTGCAACTGCTCCCCCCGTACGGTCCGCGGTTCGCCGCCCAGCGCCGCGCCCTTGCAGCTCTGTACCAGTCGCTCGCCGAGGCTTCGGTCGCGGCCGGCTCCGCCGGCCTGGGCGGGTCCGCTCCGTTCACGGCGGCCCGGCAGGCCCTGGACCTGCTGCCTCAGTTGAGCCGACCGGCGGCGGCGGCCATGTTCGGACTGCTGGGAGAGGCCGAGCGCATCCGCCGCGCGCTGCACACAGTGCGGCTGACGGTAGCGGCGGCCGGGAACCAGGAGGCACTGGCCGCTGCGGCGCAGGTGCTGGGCGACATCTCCCGTACGGTGGCCTCCGGCCGCGAGCACCGCACCCCCGAGGAAGCTTGGACCCTCCTGGAGTCCTGGGTGGCCGTCTCGCCCGTGCGCGGCCCGCGCGATCTGGCCGCACGGCTACGGACGGCCGAGCAGCTGGCCCGACGCTCGACCGACGACCGCCTGGGCGGTGTACTGGAACCCCACACCGAGGTGCCGGGCCTGTACGCGGGCACCCCCTCCGTAGCACGCACCGCCCGGCGGGTCCGGGCGCAGCTGCACCCCCAATCACCGATCTTCCGCCATGCGGTGCGGCTCGCAGTGGGCGTGGTGCTCGCCGAGGTCATCGGCCGGTCGATCGGCGGGTGGGGCGGGCTGGGCATCTCCACGCACGGCTTCTGGGTGGCCCTGACCACCATGCTGGTGCTCTTCCCCGAGTACGGTCATACCCTCGCCCGCGGCTGGGGCCGTGCGGCCGGGGCCGTGCTGGGCGGCCTGTTCGCCTGGGTTCTGTCCCTGCCGAACTGGACGCCCGTCGGCCTCGCGGTCGTGGCGGTAGTGCTGGCCGCTGCGTCGTTTGCGACCCTGCGGACTGGGCAGTTGATGCTCAATCTGTGGCTCACCACCTGGATCGTCTTCCTCATCCACCACGTTGGCGGGCTACCCGGACCCACAGCGTGGGCGCGCGCCGCCGACACGGTGGTCGGCGCCGCGATCGCCGTGCTCATCTTCCTGGTCTGGCCGACCTGGTCCACCCAGCGGGTGCCGGGCCTGCTCGCGGAGTGGCTGCGGGTGCAGGACCGGCTGCTGCCAGAGCTGCTGACCGGCTACGCCGACGTCGGGGCGACCGACCCGGCAGCCGTCGACGCGCTGCGGGCGCGGTCACGGCAGGTCAGGGAGCACCTGGAGGCCGCGGTGGAGCAGTCGCACGCCGAGCCGGCAGAGCACCGCGGCCCCTGGTCGAGTGTGCAGCTGGAGCAGATCAGGACTCAGGTGTCCACGGTTGCCGGATGCGCCACCCTGCTGGGCGAACACCTGCCGCGTACTCCTCAGGACACCGTGCCGGAGCTGACCGAACTGGTCGATCCGCTGCACGAACACCTCACGGCCCTGGCCCGCGCCTCCGCCGGAGCCGAGACAGTGGCCCCGGGGGCATTGCGGTCGGTCTTCGACTCCTTCACCGCCCGCTCCGGCTTGCTGGCCGAGACACCCGACGGCTTCGGCAGCGCCACGACCAGCCGCGCCGTCCTCCTGAGCATCGCAACCGTCGACGCCGTGGAGGCCCTGACCGCCACCATCGCCTCCCGCCACCGCCGCGGTCGCCAAGCGGCAGCCTGA
- a CDS encoding xanthine dehydrogenase family protein subunit M, whose protein sequence is MRTFDYVRAVDTQEVVRLLADDPAASCLAGGTTQLDLMKDGVLEPPRLIDITRLPLHGIERRGESLHVGALVTMEELAADATVAERLPVVREALLLGASVQLRNMATIGGNLLQRTRCRYFRDPTVQACNKRAPGSGCAAVEGVARMHAVLGASERCIALHASDLAVALVALDALVHVQGVSERRTVPLTEFYLTADESPQRENVLEHAELITEVEIPLPPAAARSGYLKVRDRASYEFALASAAVLLLMDGGTIRRARVGLGGVGTKPWRAYEAEHVLTGAPATTATFTDAADATMRDAFTVPGTAFKVPLARRTLVRELQTVSGVTP, encoded by the coding sequence ATGCGGACCTTTGACTACGTGCGGGCCGTCGACACCCAGGAAGTGGTGCGGTTGCTGGCGGACGACCCGGCCGCGTCCTGCCTGGCGGGCGGCACCACTCAGCTGGACCTGATGAAGGACGGGGTCCTCGAGCCACCGCGGCTGATCGACATCACCCGACTCCCCCTCCACGGCATCGAACGCCGAGGCGAATCCCTTCATGTGGGGGCGCTGGTGACCATGGAGGAGCTGGCCGCCGACGCCACGGTGGCCGAGCGGCTGCCCGTGGTGCGCGAGGCGCTGCTGCTGGGCGCCTCGGTGCAACTGCGGAACATGGCCACCATCGGGGGCAACCTGCTCCAGCGCACGCGCTGCCGCTATTTCCGCGACCCGACGGTCCAGGCGTGCAACAAGCGCGCCCCGGGCTCCGGTTGCGCCGCTGTCGAGGGCGTGGCGCGCATGCACGCCGTGCTCGGTGCGAGCGAGCGCTGCATCGCGCTGCACGCCTCCGATCTCGCCGTCGCCCTGGTGGCGCTGGACGCGCTCGTGCACGTCCAGGGGGTGTCGGAGCGTCGCACCGTGCCCCTGACGGAGTTCTATCTGACGGCGGACGAGAGCCCGCAGCGCGAGAACGTCCTGGAGCACGCCGAGCTGATCACCGAGGTCGAGATCCCGCTGCCCCCGGCGGCCGCGAGGTCGGGTTACCTCAAGGTTCGCGACCGGGCGTCGTACGAGTTCGCCCTCGCCTCCGCCGCCGTCCTGCTCCTCATGGACGGTGGCACGATCCGGCGCGCCCGGGTCGGCCTCGGCGGGGTGGGGACGAAGCCCTGGCGGGCCTACGAGGCCGAGCACGTGCTGACGGGCGCGCCGGCCACCACCGCCACGTTCACGGACGCGGCCGACGCGACGATGCGCGATGCCTTCACCGTCCCCGGCACGGCGTTCAAGGTGCCGCTGGCCCGTCGCACGCTGGTGCGCGAGCTGCAGACAGTCTCAGGAGTGACGCCATGA
- a CDS encoding (2Fe-2S)-binding protein — translation MTDVASRRDVDERPAIIERVVTLDVNGRPYTLRLDTRVTLLDALRDRLGLVGTKKGCDQGACGACTVHVDGRRVLSCLTLAAQAEGRAITTIEGVSGPDGPHPVQQAFMEHDGFQCGFCTPGQIMSALALLAEGRAGSDEEIREFMSGNLCRCGAYPNIVAAVREAASRGGRDADL, via the coding sequence ATGACGGACGTGGCGAGCAGGCGGGACGTGGACGAGCGTCCCGCGATCATCGAACGGGTCGTGACACTCGACGTGAACGGCCGCCCCTACACGCTCCGCCTGGACACCCGGGTCACCCTGTTGGACGCCCTGCGTGACCGGCTGGGCCTGGTGGGCACGAAGAAGGGCTGTGACCAGGGAGCCTGTGGCGCGTGCACGGTCCACGTGGACGGCCGGAGAGTGCTGTCCTGCCTGACCCTGGCGGCGCAGGCCGAGGGCCGGGCGATCACCACCATCGAGGGCGTCTCCGGGCCCGACGGACCGCACCCGGTGCAGCAGGCGTTCATGGAGCACGACGGCTTCCAGTGCGGCTTCTGCACGCCCGGGCAGATCATGTCCGCGCTGGCTCTCCTGGCCGAGGGCCGGGCCGGCTCCGACGAGGAGATCCGGGAGTTCATGAGCGGCAACCTGTGCCGTTGCGGCGCCTATCCCAACATCGTGGCCGCCGTGCGCGAGGCGGCGTCCCGGGGAGGTCGCGATGCGGACCTTTGA
- the panD gene encoding aspartate 1-decarboxylase produces MLRTMFKSKIHRATVTQADLHYVGSVTIDADLLDAADLLPGELVHIVDITNGARLETYVIEGERGSGVVGINGAAAHLVHPGDLVIIISYAQVSDAEARALRPRVVHVDRDNRIVALGADPSEPVPGSDQERSPQAVTA; encoded by the coding sequence GTGCTGCGCACCATGTTCAAGTCCAAGATCCACCGCGCCACGGTCACCCAGGCCGACCTGCACTACGTCGGGTCCGTGACCATCGACGCCGATCTGCTCGACGCCGCGGATCTGCTGCCCGGCGAGCTCGTCCACATCGTCGACATCACCAACGGCGCGCGTCTGGAGACGTACGTCATCGAGGGTGAGCGCGGCTCCGGCGTGGTCGGGATCAACGGTGCGGCGGCCCATCTCGTCCATCCCGGTGACCTGGTGATCATCATCAGTTACGCTCAGGTCTCCGACGCCGAGGCGCGGGCACTGCGGCCGCGGGTCGTGCACGTGGACCGCGACAACCGGATCGTGGCCCTGGGGGCCGATCCGTCCGAGCCGGTGCCGGGCTCGGACCAGGAACGCAGCCCCCAGGCGGTCACCGCCTGA
- a CDS encoding transglycosylase family protein, which produces MAVRGRHRRYQPNRINRASLTVTAGGAGMALPLIATGVAHAADVDTWNKVAACESGDNWSINTGNGYYGGLQFNQSTWEAYGGKVYAHRADQATKDQQIAIAEKVLKGQGPGAWPVCSVRAGLTRGGGAPAVDPSGGSSRTATTGSTPQTVKRSVRDVKPQTTPQSHAGTAEMYTVVHGDTLSGIAGSRHVEGGWQRLYEANRATVGSDPDLILPGQRLDLHGKAQAPAPTRSAPAKESAADKRTADRSTPHRATPHKATPERSTKRHTLVAPVNAATGTQYHAAGASWSKGYHTGVDFPVPTGTSVKAVAAGHVVSAGWGGSFGYQVVIRHADGHYTQYGHLSAISVKDGQSVGEGQRIGRSGSTGNSTGPHLHFEVRTGPGFGTDVDPLAYLRAGGVRI; this is translated from the coding sequence ATGGCCGTACGCGGCCGGCACCGCCGGTATCAGCCGAACAGGATCAACCGCGCCTCACTCACCGTCACGGCGGGCGGTGCCGGAATGGCTCTCCCGCTGATCGCCACCGGCGTGGCGCACGCGGCCGACGTGGACACCTGGAACAAGGTCGCCGCGTGCGAGTCGGGCGACAACTGGAGCATCAATACGGGCAACGGCTACTACGGGGGGCTGCAGTTCAACCAGTCCACCTGGGAGGCGTACGGCGGCAAGGTCTACGCCCACCGCGCGGACCAGGCCACCAAGGACCAGCAGATCGCCATCGCCGAGAAGGTGCTGAAGGGCCAGGGGCCCGGAGCCTGGCCGGTCTGCTCGGTGCGCGCGGGTCTCACGCGCGGCGGCGGTGCCCCCGCCGTCGACCCGTCGGGCGGCTCCTCGCGGACGGCCACCACGGGCAGCACGCCGCAGACGGTCAAGCGTTCGGTCCGTGACGTGAAGCCGCAGACCACGCCCCAGTCGCACGCGGGCACGGCCGAGATGTACACCGTCGTCCACGGCGACACGCTCTCCGGCATCGCCGGCTCCCGGCACGTCGAGGGCGGATGGCAGCGGCTGTACGAAGCGAACCGCGCGACCGTCGGCTCCGATCCCGACCTGATCCTCCCCGGCCAGCGCCTGGACCTGCACGGCAAGGCCCAGGCGCCCGCGCCCACGCGGAGCGCGCCGGCGAAGGAGTCCGCGGCGGACAAGCGCACCGCGGACAGAAGCACCCCGCACAGGGCCACCCCGCACAAGGCCACCCCGGAGCGCTCCACCAAGAGGCACACGCTGGTCGCCCCCGTGAACGCCGCGACGGGGACGCAGTACCACGCCGCCGGCGCGTCCTGGTCGAAGGGCTACCACACGGGCGTCGACTTCCCGGTGCCCACCGGAACCTCGGTGAAGGCGGTCGCCGCGGGCCATGTCGTCAGCGCGGGCTGGGGCGGTTCGTTCGGCTACCAGGTGGTCATCCGGCACGCCGACGGCCACTACACGCAGTACGGCCACCTCTCGGCGATCTCCGTGAAGGACGGTCAGAGCGTGGGGGAGGGGCAGCGCATCGGCCGCTCCGGGTCCACGGGCAACAGCACGGGCCCGCATCTGCACTTCGAGGTGCGGACCGGGCCCGGCTTCGGTACCGACGTCGACCCGCTGGCCTACCTGCGGGCGGGCGGTGTCAGGATCTGA